A single genomic interval of Rhodopseudomonas palustris harbors:
- a CDS encoding GGDEF domain-containing protein: MGPTAALSGTLPDPQTRAEDARTLAVRGRRMRQRRHMLDLIAASFMIDAAILLIYVQAGTIPSMVVVAFAVSGALVGGILFALSESGFNDRFSDHYLTVPIAITTLALIIAFTVWAPQIGAFFLFELFVVFGFASLRADRRQALILWSALLCVLVPLFLLTDLPIGMPHDNSLERLATLLALVLTVGRCTFIGVFSKALRDSLYKRGVQLREAYQRIEELAELDELTGAYNRRCIMRHLDNEIERAARHCESLSLALIDLDWFKRINDTFGHPIGDEVLRTFAITIFANIRSFDRFGRYGGEEFLLLLPNTSDDEARLILDRLRMIVADLDWSAFSPSMMVTLSAGVTTMTLQESTEAVLARADRALYEAKHGGRNRISCA; this comes from the coding sequence ATGGGACCAACTGCCGCGCTGTCGGGCACCCTGCCCGATCCTCAAACCAGGGCCGAAGACGCGCGCACCCTTGCCGTCCGCGGCCGGCGGATGCGTCAGCGCCGGCACATGCTGGACCTGATCGCCGCCAGCTTCATGATCGATGCCGCGATCCTGCTGATCTACGTCCAAGCCGGGACAATCCCGTCGATGGTGGTGGTGGCGTTCGCCGTCTCCGGCGCCCTGGTCGGTGGCATCCTGTTCGCTCTGTCGGAATCCGGATTCAACGATCGCTTCTCCGATCACTATCTGACGGTGCCGATCGCGATCACGACGCTGGCATTGATCATCGCCTTCACGGTGTGGGCGCCGCAGATCGGGGCGTTCTTCCTGTTCGAACTGTTCGTCGTGTTCGGCTTCGCGTCGCTGCGCGCCGACCGCCGGCAGGCGTTGATCTTATGGTCCGCGCTACTGTGCGTGCTGGTGCCGCTGTTCCTGCTCACCGATCTGCCGATCGGGATGCCGCACGACAATTCGCTCGAACGCCTCGCCACCCTGCTGGCGCTGGTGCTGACCGTCGGACGCTGCACCTTCATCGGGGTGTTTTCGAAAGCCTTGCGCGACTCGCTGTACAAGCGCGGCGTCCAGCTGCGCGAAGCCTATCAGCGGATCGAGGAGCTGGCCGAACTCGACGAACTGACCGGGGCCTATAACCGCCGCTGTATCATGCGGCACCTGGACAATGAGATCGAACGCGCGGCGCGGCACTGCGAGTCGCTGTCGCTGGCGTTGATCGACCTCGACTGGTTCAAGCGCATCAATGATACCTTTGGCCATCCGATCGGCGACGAGGTGCTGCGCACCTTCGCTATCACCATCTTCGCCAACATCCGCAGCTTCGACCGGTTCGGCCGCTACGGCGGCGAAGAATTCCTGCTGCTGCTGCCGAACACATCCGACGACGAAGCCCGCCTGATCCTCGACCGGCTTCGCATGATCGTCGCCGATCTCGACTGGAGCGCGTTCTCGCCCAGCATGATGGTGACGTTGTCCGCCGGCGTCACCACCATGACGCTCCAAGAATCCACCGAAGCCGTGCTGGCACGGGCCGATCGCGCGCTCTACGAGGCCAAGCACGGCGGACGAAACCGAATTTCCTGCGCCTGA